The Peribacillus simplex genome contains a region encoding:
- a CDS encoding ATP-dependent Clp protease ATP-binding subunit: MLCEKCHVNQANIQVHLNMNGQEHDVKLCSTCYKEERNKLGAAMGGMDTGKFQYNGFPNSFNPFNYNDVPKSDSAEHGEDGGLLEEYGRNLTDAAKAGLIDPVIGRNEEIKRVIEVLNRRNKNNPVLIGEPGVGKTAIAEGLALAIVEGSVPVKLRNKLVYMLDVASLVSNTGIRGQFEERMKQLISELQERKNVILFIDEIHQLVGAGSAEGSMDAGNILKPALARGELQLVGATTLSEYRKIEKDGALERRFQPVHVNEPTTAEALVILHGLKDSYESYHGVTYSEEALKAAVELSNRYIQDRFLPDKAIDLMDEAGSKLNLTIEDVQVENIKERLSQIYKEKEMALKEEAYEKAALLRDEEEKLENSLQDGEDAIKPTVTVEDIQNIIEQKTGIPVGKLQEDEQERMVHLQEELMKKVIGQEEAVIKVSKAVRRSRAGLKSKNRPTGSFLFVGPTGVGKTELAKTLAEELFGDKEAMIRLDMSEFMEKHSVSKLIGSPPGYVGHEEAGQLTEKVRRKPYSIILLDEIEKAHPDVLHMFLQIMEDGRLTDSQGRTVTFKDTVIIMTSNAGVGEKQKVMGFGTSSAVEEASILQSLGSFFKPEFLNRFDSIIEFSALKKEDLLQIVDIMIHELDETLAANGLSLDVTNEAKQRLIELGYHPAFGARPLRRVIQEQLEDGITDFIFEQPEVKNFTAIVEDTSVKIIKTP, encoded by the coding sequence ATGCTTTGTGAAAAATGCCATGTAAACCAAGCGAATATTCAAGTTCACCTAAATATGAATGGTCAGGAGCATGATGTGAAACTGTGCTCCACTTGTTATAAAGAAGAGCGAAACAAACTTGGAGCAGCAATGGGAGGAATGGATACAGGGAAATTCCAATATAATGGATTTCCAAATTCATTCAATCCATTTAATTATAATGATGTGCCAAAATCGGATTCAGCTGAACATGGCGAGGACGGAGGATTGCTTGAGGAGTATGGCCGCAATTTGACCGATGCTGCTAAAGCAGGACTTATCGATCCGGTTATCGGAAGAAATGAAGAAATCAAACGCGTCATTGAAGTTCTAAATAGACGCAATAAAAATAATCCCGTTTTAATCGGTGAACCTGGTGTCGGTAAAACAGCCATTGCTGAAGGTCTTGCTTTAGCGATTGTTGAAGGTTCAGTGCCTGTTAAATTACGTAATAAGCTTGTATATATGCTTGATGTAGCGTCACTAGTTTCGAATACTGGAATTAGAGGGCAATTCGAAGAACGAATGAAGCAATTGATCAGCGAATTGCAGGAAAGAAAAAATGTCATTTTATTCATCGATGAAATTCATCAACTTGTGGGAGCGGGTTCAGCCGAAGGATCAATGGATGCAGGAAATATCTTGAAGCCTGCACTTGCACGCGGCGAGCTTCAGCTTGTCGGAGCAACAACTTTATCCGAATATAGGAAAATTGAAAAAGACGGTGCCCTTGAAAGACGTTTCCAGCCTGTACACGTTAATGAGCCGACAACGGCTGAGGCATTGGTCATCTTACATGGTTTAAAAGATAGTTATGAATCTTATCATGGTGTAACATATAGTGAGGAAGCCCTAAAAGCGGCTGTTGAACTCTCGAACCGCTACATTCAAGACCGATTCCTGCCTGATAAGGCAATAGACTTAATGGATGAAGCTGGTTCCAAATTGAATTTGACCATCGAAGACGTCCAGGTGGAAAACATCAAAGAGCGTCTGTCACAAATTTATAAAGAAAAGGAAATGGCCTTAAAAGAAGAAGCGTATGAAAAAGCTGCCCTTCTTCGTGATGAAGAAGAAAAACTGGAAAATTCCTTGCAGGATGGGGAAGATGCAATTAAGCCAACCGTTACCGTTGAAGACATTCAAAATATCATCGAACAAAAGACGGGTATACCTGTAGGTAAGCTCCAGGAAGATGAGCAAGAAAGAATGGTTCATCTCCAAGAGGAACTGATGAAAAAAGTAATCGGGCAGGAAGAGGCTGTCATAAAGGTTTCCAAGGCCGTTCGAAGAAGTCGTGCCGGGTTAAAATCCAAAAATCGTCCTACCGGTTCTTTCCTTTTCGTTGGTCCGACAGGAGTAGGTAAAACCGAATTGGCGAAAACTCTTGCTGAGGAATTGTTCGGTGACAAGGAAGCGATGATTCGTCTTGACATGAGTGAATTCATGGAGAAACACAGTGTTTCTAAATTAATCGGTTCTCCTCCTGGGTATGTAGGGCATGAGGAAGCTGGACAATTGACGGAAAAAGTTCGCCGCAAGCCTTACAGTATCATCTTATTGGATGAAATCGAAAAGGCACATCCGGATGTATTGCATATGTTCCTGCAAATCATGGAAGATGGACGCTTAACCGATAGTCAAGGGCGGACTGTTACTTTTAAGGATACCGTAATCATCATGACGAGTAATGCTGGAGTCGGTGAAAAACAAAAAGTAATGGGATTCGGTACAAGTTCAGCTGTGGAAGAGGCTTCAATCCTACAATCTTTAGGCAGTTTCTTCAAACCGGAGTTCTTGAACCGATTCGATAGCATCATTGAATTCTCGGCATTGAAGAAGGAAGACCTTCTGCAAATCGTTGATATCATGATTCACGAGCTAGACGAAACACTTGCTGCCAATGGTTTATCTTTAGATGTAACTAATGAAGCGAAACAAAGGCTAATTGAACTTGGATATCACCCAGCTTTCGGTGCGAGACCGCTCCGCCGTGTTATTCAAGAACAGCTCGAAGATGGCATCACTGACTTTATCTTTGAGCAGCCTGAAGTAAAGAACTTCACTGCAATTGTTGAGGATACCTCTGTGAAAATTATTAAAACACCATAA
- a CDS encoding VOC family protein, whose product MAKNKLLRMDNVGIVVESLDDAISFFEEIGLKLEGRATVEGEWAGRVTGLGSQCVEIAMMVTPDGHSRLELSRFLTPPTISDHRTAPVNALGYLRVMFTVEDIDEMVSRLTKYGAQLVGEVVQYEDSYRLCYIRGNEGLLIGLAEQLGNK is encoded by the coding sequence ATGGCAAAAAACAAATTACTAAGAATGGACAATGTTGGCATCGTTGTAGAATCCCTTGATGACGCAATCTCTTTCTTCGAGGAGATTGGCTTGAAGCTCGAAGGGCGAGCTACTGTCGAAGGTGAATGGGCTGGTCGCGTAACCGGGCTGGGTTCACAGTGTGTAGAGATTGCTATGATGGTTACCCCAGATGGCCACAGCCGACTTGAACTTTCGCGATTTCTCACCCCACCTACTATATCAGATCACCGAACTGCTCCTGTAAATGCCCTCGGTTATCTACGCGTCATGTTCACCGTTGAAGACATTGACGAAATGGTATCCAGACTCACTAAGTATGGTGCTCAGCTCGTTGGCGAAGTGGTTCAGTACGAGGACTCGTATCGGCTCTGCTACATTCGTGGAAATGAAGGACTTCTAATCGGTTTGGCGGAACAACTCGGTAATAAATAA